A genomic segment from Nicotiana sylvestris chromosome 1, ASM39365v2, whole genome shotgun sequence encodes:
- the LOC104234714 gene encoding uncharacterized protein isoform X1, translating to MEVELEPRVKPLPFKVKGMSRESPSQKASHVLDPDLRNHWSTGTNTKEWILLELDEPCLLSHIRIYNKSVLEWEISAGLRYKPETFPKVRPRCEAPRRDMMYPMNYTPCHYVRISCLRGSPIAIFFVQLIGITVTGLEPEFQPIFNYLLPHIISSKQDDNDMHLQLLQDITNRLGVFLPQLEADLNSFSEASEYATRFLAMLAGPLYPILRIVKEREMARSVGSISESEALRNSQSAIALTVSSNFEPRRSRNMSSLNFPTSCYLAFRPDAIFILLRKAYKDSNLGNICRVASGILLKFLDPIKAPEASLSCSEITTSVPDEGSQSEPCTPASFADYSDLFGDEFQIPEYQWDSKFTNVLDIGLVEEGILHVLYACVSQPLLCSKLAENTSDFWLALPLVQALLPALRPSINSSDPIDEDLSLWKQPFVQKALSQIVGTSSSSVYRPLLRACAGYLSSFSPSNGRAACVLIDLCSGVLAPWMPQVIAKIDLALDLLEDLLPVIQCARHSFARARAALKYIVLALSGVMDDILVKYKDAKHQMLFLVEMLEPYLDPAITPVQSIIAFGNVSSVFLEKQEKNCAIALNVIRIAVQKSAVLPSLEAEWRRRSVAPSVLLSVLEPHMQLPSDVDLRQSPSAELLGPQLLNVSPCSGGASSRSGGHDDSDAKVDSDMTAQADMPEEVSLLFAPPELNRISLVSGSLEKKCTDLSSDVKKEVNHIDEQATNNQFDNGALSASDYTVEYSNLHADYFQLVSYRDCQMKASEFRRLAMDLHSQCEITPEGHDAAIDALLLAAECYVNPFFMMSSRDSSSIMNKLSTKKPSKNHEVSVLRNLFEEDNDFKIVADLERKRDKFVLEIILEAAELDRKYQQNLDGEYPTPYVEGNDEKLELSQQDIKSADAITLLRQNQALLCDFLIHCLQKEEHPTHEILLQILLFLLHSGTRLNCPPELVVDTIIKSAEHLNQQLRSFYYQLKEGTGQLNEQKLQAVRRRWILLQRLIIASSGCDEVSELSINYRSGFRFANLVPASAWLQKIPAFSSSTSPLARFLGWMAISRNAKQYQKERLFLISDLPQLTYLLSIFSDELAVIGYLEKKDDKKIEESGSNSNSRKGAESCSPQSGDQSFSVIYPDIRQFFPSLQKDFEVFGESILEAVALQLRSLSPAIVPDLLCWFSDFCLWPFVQEENQFSCRKSSGFAKGFVAKNAKAIVFYVLEAIVAEHMEAVVPEVPTLMQVLVSLCRSSYCDVSFLRSVLQLLKPIISYSLGKCAANENLVSDDSCLNLEALCFDELFDIIKDENHSTPREDGLCRAMPIFVLASVFPDLSFRRKVELLQSSISCADFASCGPTTSFHDYLCAYQALVGNCRVLLLETLRAWGVIPCTISQLSETDISAPCDDRSEQYSTFLSDICCCSTEMNETNMDDNAVVNKKSQLKAVEVGMVLKDLEALISKLNSNIERCFRIHHKLAKSLALVSAESFVYSRCLTLVAEKVPVSEGSEEGILLKTESISDFTYCWKISLEGLAETILVLQENHLWELASVILGSVLAVPQHFSLDSVIGNVCSAVKNFLHGAPSITWRLHSDQWISMLFERGIHSYHECQGSLIDLFSFMLCHPEPEQRFIALKHLGKLISQDGHSGSALLCSSIRDKVTLSVSESSACEPIISAIVSGSWDQVALLASSDPSQRLRIHAMALLVNYVPFSERRNLQSFLAAADTVLQCLTKLSQPTCEGPLAQLSMLLFASACLYSPVEDISLIPENIWSSVESFALGGNERVPVSLEKRICQALCRLRNEGDEAKEMLKEALSSNSQQQIDPDFGHTRETILQVIADLSAVNSYFDFFSKECDQKVLELEEAEIEMELLQKEKAMQELSAEFKDLHQLPFLTDSARQDNRLQQIKEEIKSLEKAKLKEEVVARRQRKLLSRHARQKFLEEATLREAELLQELDRERIAEVEKEIERQRVLDLERAKTRELRLSLDLEKERQTQRELQRELEQVESGVRPSRREFSSTHSSRPRERYRERENGRAGNEGTKTSTGITQPETATSSSMVTMPTVVLSGARQFSGQLPTILQSRDRSDECGSSYEENFDGSKDSGDTGSIGDADLVSALEGPSMGFGSSQRHGIRGSKSRQIVERRERDGRREGKWERKH from the exons ATGGAGGTAGAGTTAGAGCCGAGGGTAAAGCCTTTGCCGTTTAAAGTAAAGGGTATGTCTCGAGAATCACCTTCACAGAAGGCTTCCCATGTACTTGACCCCGACCTCAGAAATCACTGGTCCACTGGTACTAACACCAAAGAATGGATCTTGCTCGAACTCGAC GAACCCTGCTTGCTTTCACATATAAGAATATACAATAAGTCTGTGCTGGAATGGGAAATCTCAGCTGGCTTGCGTTACAAG CCAGAGACATTTCCAAAAGTTCGCCCACGCTGTGAAGCCCCTCGACGGGACATGATGTACCCTATGAATTATACTCCATGCCATTATGTTCGGATATCTTGCTTGCGTGGGAGCCCTATAGCAATTTTCTTTGTTCAG TTGATTGGTATTACGGTTACTGGTCTTGAACCGGAGTTTCAACCGATCTTCAACTACTTGCTACCCCACATAATATCAAGCAAGCAGGATGATAATGATATGCATCTTCAG TTGCTTCAAGATATCACAAACCGGCTGGGAGTATTCCTTCCCCAACTAGAG GCTGATCTTAACAGCTTTTCAGAAGCTTCAGAATATGCAACGCGTTTTCTTGCAATGCTTGCTGGTCCCCTCTACCCAATTCTTCGAATTGTAAAGGAAAG GGAAATGGCAAGGTCGGTAGGCAGTATTTCAGAATCTGAAGCTTTGAGGAACAGTCAATCTGCCATAGCTTTGACTGTATCCTCGAATTTTGAG CCGAGGAGATCACGCAACATGTCATCCTTGAATTTTCCCACATCTTGTTACTTAGCTTTTCGTCCAGATGCAATCTTTATTTTACTGAGGAAAGCTTACAAGGATTCTAACCTGGGAAATATTTGCAGAGTG GCCTCTGGGATTCTGTTAAAGTTTCTGGATCCTATTAAAGCACCTGAAGCTTCACTTTCATGTAGTGAAATTACAACTTCAGTGCCTGATGAAGGATCACAATCTGAGCCTTGCACCCCTGCTTCTTTTGCTGATTACTCAGATTTGTTTGGAGATGAATTTCAGATACCAGAATATCAGTGGGACTCCAAGTTCACTAACGTTTTAGATATTGGGCTAGTGGAGGAAGGGATTTTACATGTTCTGTATGCTTGTGTATCCCAG CCTCTGCTCTGCAGCAAGTTGGCAGAAAACACTTCTGATTTTTGGTTGGCATTGCCCCTAGTTCAAGCATTGCTACCAG CACTTCGCCCTAGCATCAACAGTAGTGACCCAATTGATGAAGATTTATCTCTGTGGAAGCAACCTTTTGTACAGAAAGCCCTGTCCCAG ATTGTTGGAACTTCATCTTCATCAGTTTATCGTCCTCTGCTTCGTGCTTGTGCAGGTTACCTATCATCATTTTCACCATCAAAT GGGAGGGCTGCATGTGTGCTCATTGATCTTTGCTCTGGTGTCTTAGCTCCATGGATGCCTCAAGTAATAGCAAAG ATTGACTTAGCACTTGATCTTTTGGAGGACCTTTTACCTGTAATCCAG TGTGCTCGCCACTCATTTGCTCGTGCACGTGCAGCCCTTAAATATATTGTCTTAGCTTTATCTGGGGTTATGGATGATATTTTGGTCAAATATAAG GATGCCAAGCACCAAATGCTTTTTCTTGTTGAGATGCTAGAACCCTACCTTGATCCTGCAATAACCCCTGTACAGAGCATTATAGCCTTTGGGAACGTTTCTTCAGTTTTCCTTGAAAAGCAAGAGAAAAATTGTGCTATCGCATTAAATGTGATTCGCATAGCTGTACAGAAGTCTGCTGTCCTTCCTTCTCTGGAAGCTGAGTGGAGGCGCAGATCAGTTGCTCCAAG TGTACTTCTCTCAGTTTTGGAACCTCACATGCAGCTTCCTTCTGACGTTGACCTTCGCCAATCTCCTAGTGCTGAGCTGCTAGGACCACAATTATTGAATGTTTCACCCTGCAGTGGTGGAGCTTCTTCCAGATCTGGCGGTCATGATGATTCGGACGCAAAAGTTGATTCCGATATGACTGCACAAGCAGACATGCCTGAGGAAGTGAGCCTTCTCTTTGCTCCACCAGAGCTCAATAGAATCTCACTAGTCTCTGGCAGCCTGGAGAAAAAGTGCACAGACTTAAGTTCTGATGTCAAGAAGGAAGTTAATCACATTGACGAACAGGCTACAAACAATCAGTTTGACAATGGTGCGCTATCTGCTAGTGATTATACTGTTGAGTATTCTAATCTGCATGCTGATTACTTTCAGCTTGTGAGTTATCGAGATTGTCAGATGAAAGCTTCCGAATTTAGGCGTTTAGCTATGGACTTGCATTCTCAGTGTGAGATCACTCCCGAGGGTCATGATGCTGCCATAGATGCTTTGCTTTTAGCAGCAGAATGCTATGTTAATCCATTCTTTATGATGTCTTCCCGGGACAGTTCATCTATTATGAACAAACTGAGTACTAAGAAGCCTAGTAAAAATCATGAAGTTTCTGTTCTTCGAAATCTTTTTGAGGAGGACAATGACTTCAAAATTGTAGCAGATCTTGAGAGGAAAAGGGACAAATTTGTTCTTGAAATAATTCTTGAAGCAGCCGAGCTTGACAGGAAGTATCAGCAGAACTTGGACGGGGAATATCCGACTCCCTATGTTGAAGGGAATGACGAAAAACTTGAATTGTCTCAGCAAGATATAAAATCAGCAGATGCTATCACCTTACTTCGTCAAAACCAAGCACTTTTATGCGACTTTTTAATTCATTGTCTGCAGAAGGAGGAGCACCCGACACATGAGATACTACTGCAAATTCTGCTGTTTCTATTGCACTCTGGAACTAGATTGAACTGTCCCCCTGAACTTGTTGTTGACActataataaaatctgcggagcACTTAAACCAGCAGCTGAGATCTTTTTATTATCAATTAAAAGAAGGAACTGGCCAGTTGAATGAGCAGAAGCTGCAAGCAGTTCGACGTCGCTGGATCCTTCTTCAAAGATTGATAATTGCTTCAAGTGGTTGTGATGAAGTGTCAGAGCTTTCAATTAACTACAGGAGTGGTTTTCGGTTTGCTAATCTAGTTCCTGCTTCAGCTTGGCTGCAGAAAATACCTGCATTCTCATCTTCAACTTCTCCCCTTGCCCGATTTCTTGGCTGGATGGCAATATCTCGTAATGCTAAACAGTATCAGAAGGAGAGACTCTTCCTTATCTCAGATCTTCCACAGTTGACGTATCTTCTGTCTATATTTTCTGATGAGCTTGCTGTAATAGGTTACCTGGAGAAGAAAGATGACAAGAAAATTGAAGAATCTGGTAGCAATTCAAATTCCAGGAAAGGGGCTGAAAGTTGTAGTCCACAGAGTGGAGATCAGTCTTTTTCTGTTATATACCCCGACATACGTCAGTTTTTTCCCAGTTTGCAAAAAGACTTTGAAGTTTTTGGGGAATCGATATTGGAGGCTGTTGCTTTGCAATTAAGATCTCTTTCTCCTGCTATTGTACCTGATTTATTATGttggttttctgatttttgtttatgGCCTTTTGTTCAAGAAGAGAACCAATTTTCTTGTAGAAAGTCTAGTGGGTTTGCAAAAGGTTTTGTTGCTAAGAATGCAAAAGCAATTGTCTTTTATGTGCTTGAAGCCATTGTAGCTGAGCATATGGAAGCAGTGGTACCAGAAGTACCGACTTTGATGCAAGTTCTTGTTTCCTTGTGTCGGTCTTCATATTGTGATGTGTCATTTCTCCGCTCAGTGTTACAATTGTTAAAGCCAATTATCTCATATTCTTTGGGAAAATGTGCTGCCAATGAAAACTTAGTGAGTGATGATTCATGTCTTAATTTAGAAGCATTATGCTTTGATGAACTTTTTGACATCATCAAAGATGAGAACCACAGCACTCCAAGAGAGGATGGACTATGCAGGGCAATGCCAATTTTTGTTTTGGCATCAGTGTTTCCTGATCTATCCTTCCGTCGCAAAGTTGAACTATTGCAGTCTTCTATATCCTGTGCTGATTTTGCTTCTTGTGGGCCAACAACTTCATTTCATGATTATCTTTGTGCATATCAGGCTCTTGTAGGAAATTGTAGAGTTTTGCTCCTCGAGACATTGAGAGCCTGGGGTGTCATTCCCTGCACTATATCGCAGTTGTCTGAAACGGATATTTCTGCACCATGTGATGATAGATCTGAACAGTACTCAACTTTTCTTTCGGATATCTGCTGCTGTTCAACTGAGATGAATGAAACGAACATGGACGATAATGCTGTTGTGAACAAAAAATCTCAGCTCAAAGCTGTAGAAGTTGGAATGGTCTTAAAGGACCTAGAGGCACTCATTTCTAAGCTCAATTCAAATATTGAACGATGCTTTAGGATTCACCATAAATTGGCAAAGAGTCTAGCCCTTGTTTCTGCAGAAAGCTTTGTGTACTCAAGATGCTTAACTTTGGTTGCTGAGAAAGTTCCAGTTTCTGAAGGCAGTGAGGAGGGAATTCTGCTCAAGACAGAATCTATTTCTGATTTCACTTATTGTTGGAAAATCAGTCTTGAAGGACTTGCAGAAACGATTCTAGTGCTTCAAGAGAACCATTTGTGGGAGCTCGCTTCTGTGATCCTTGGTTCGGTACTTGCTGTTCCTCAACACTTTTCTTTGGATAGTGTAATTGGCAATGTATGCTCTGCAGTTAAAAATTTCTTGCATGGTGCCCCAAGTATTACTTGGAGGCTTCACAGTGATCAGTGGATTTCTATGCTATTTGAAAGAGGCATCCATAGTTACCATGAATGTCAAGGTTCTCTGATTGATCTGTTCTCTTTCATGCTTTGCCATCCAGAGCCTGAACAACGATTTATTGCACTTAAGCACTTGGGGAAGCTCATAAGCCAAGATGGACATTCTGGGTCTGCTTTATTATGTTCTAGTATTCGTGATAAAGTAACCTTATCAGTAAGCGAGTCTTCTGCATGTGAGCCGATCATATCTGCTATTGTTTCTGGATCGTGGGATCAGGTAGCTTTGCTGGCATCATCTGACCCATCACAGCGTTTAAGAATCCATGCAATGGCACTTCTTGTGAACTATGTGCCATTCTCTGAAAGGCGCAACTTGCAATCATTTCTTGCAGCAGCTGATACAGTTCTACAGTGTTTGACAAAACTATCACAACCAACCTGTGAAGGCCCATTAGCACAGCTCTCGATGTTACTTTTTGCCAGTGCTTGCCTGTACTCTCCAGTTGAAGATATTTCGCTGATTCCTGAAAATATTTGGAGCAGTGTTGAAAGTTTTGCATTAGGAGGAAATG AAAGAGTCCCTGTCAGCCTTGAGAAAAGAATTTGTCAAGCTTTATGTAGGCTGAGAAATGAAGGGGATGAGGCTAAAGAG ATGTTGAAAGAAGCTCTCTCTTCAAATTCGCAGCAGCAAATCGATCCAGATTTTGGTCATACACGCGAAACAATCCTTCAG GTCATAGCTGATTTGTCCGCTGTCAACTCATATTTTGACTTTTTCTCAAAGGAATGTGACCAAAAGGTTCTG GAATTGGAGGAGGCAGAAATTGAAATGGAACTTCTTCAGAAGGAAAAAGCAATGCAGGAATTATCGGCTGAATTTAAAGATTTGCATCAGCTTCCCTTCCTCACTG ATTCGGCAAGGCAAGATAACCGCTTGCAGCAAATCAAAGAGGAAATCAAATCCTT AGAGAAGGCCAAACTCAAAGAGGAGGTTGTAGCACGCAGACAAAGGAAGCTACTCAGTAGGCATGCCCGTCAAAAATTCTTGGAAGAGGCAACTCTTCGCGAAGCTGAACTTCTACAAGAGCTGGATAG AGAGAGGATAGCTGAAGTAGAAAAGGAAATCGAGAGACAACGTGTGCTGGATCTTGAGCGCGCAAAAACCAGGGAGTTGCGACTCAGCCTTGACCTAGAGAAGGAAAGGCAAACACAG